From the Cervus elaphus chromosome 20, mCerEla1.1, whole genome shotgun sequence genome, one window contains:
- the LOC122677666 gene encoding coiled-coil domain-containing protein 3-like, protein MEQSAQGCASGAPASVPRAQRSPCRSHHPAPAAAAAGTLHPLLLAWLCLAGWLGASRGCQLPSEGRPLSEGCHPKQAEITVYTEVLALYQDGHGSYRLPWQYVGLLHGAQVKQSGAACSRLKLTGQGYFSCHSHTVVQEYSYFFFLRTDEEYNL, encoded by the coding sequence atggagCAGAGCGCCCAGGGCTGTGCTTCTGGGGCCCCGGCCAGCGTGCCCCGGGCGCAGCGCTCACCCTGCCGGTCCCACCACCCAGCCCCTGCCGCCGCAGCCGCCGGCACGCTGCACCCGCTGCTGCTTGCCTGGCTctgcctggctggctggctgggggcCTCCCGCGGCTGCCAGCTGCCCTCTGAGGGGAGACCCCTGAGTGAGGGCTGCCACCCCAAGCAGGCTGAGATCACTGTGTACACCGAGGTGCTGGCGCTGTACCAGGACGGGCATGGCAGCTACCGCCTGCCCTGGCAGTACGTGGGGCTCCTCCACGGGGCCCAGGTCAAGCAGAGTGGGGCAGCATGCTCCAGGCTCAAGCTCACTGGCCAGGGCTACTTCTCCTGTCACTCCCACACTGTGGTCCAGGAGTACTCCTATTTCTTCTTCCTTAGGACAGATGAGGAATATAACCTCTAG